One Salvia miltiorrhiza cultivar Shanhuang (shh) chromosome 6, IMPLAD_Smil_shh, whole genome shotgun sequence genomic window, gattgtcaaaaaatcaaatttgaattaaagtggagtattttcatgcaatttgccaatttcctatatatatatatatatatatcatgtaaaATATGTGTATTTTAATTCATATGAGAATTAGCGTACTACACATTACAGTAGTGTTATTTGGACATAATTTGTCCAGACGAAAAAGGTtaattacttaaaaaaaaattgattcaaatttaaataggatctagttagttttattttttctccatattgtagtttttttttgtaattttttaatatttttttctaatttttattagtttttgtactttaagaataataaaatttaaaaaattaaaaaaaactataatgtggcgaaaataataaatttattttttattttgaaccaaaaaatttaaataaattcattttttaaagtACTTAACCATATTTTGTCCGGacatattttgtccaaatagcatcaTTGTTAATTTTATGATATTACCTTCGTCCACGAAAATAAATGAATGTTAAGTGCTTTAATTTTCTAAGGGAGAGCGCCACagattctaaaaaaaattagttgtttatttagtaagtggagaaaaagtttcataaaataaaatagagagAGTTAATGAAAGAAACAGCTCCACATTTAACAAGTGTTGGATCCATGAAAGACAAAAAGGGTTATAATATGTTTTCGTGGACAAacgaaaatgataaattatgatcttttttgtggacggaggaaaTAATTAACTAGGGCTCATTCCATTCAACTAggttatataattatttttattatttaattttactttgaATTCATTATTAGAATTACAAAATCCTAAAAGTTAGGGtacatgtattttattttaatttcaagtagaattttaaatattattttcatagaaaatatctttaaaataatagatataataaTGAAATAAGGAGACATATAAAATTGTGGGGCACTCAATCCCAActgtaattaattattattgttgtttaaTTACAGATAAGATCTAATGTACCCCAATTTTGTGTTAATTTGCCACAATGTCCCATTTATATAtcacaatattttttataaaaataaaaatttattataatatcacAAATTACACTTAACTTTATTTATAACAATTagaattcaaaataattttatattctaaCTCTAGATATATCAAacctaataataaattaaaagtgaaattaaatgataaaaataattacacgCCACAATTGAATGGATTgatcataaaattattttattttacttgggggagttgagGAGGGGGAATAGTGAGGTTTGAACCTGAGATCTtactgttcacacacagaagATCGCACCGTTTGGTATCACCTTGggaacataaaattaaattaatcataTAGAAttgaaattgagaaaaaaagatGCCAAAAAGATGTTGAAAATTGAAAGTGAGATAAGAAATGGGAAACCAAGCGAGTTACATTTATTCTCAAGCGGTTTAATCTTGgtaattaatcttttttttgttttgataaGTCTTGGTAATTAAACATGAGCTATGATTATTGCAGGTTTGTTCGACGTGGAGAGCCATCTCACGCTCCGAGCTTCTATGGCAGAACCTGACGCGGCGGATTTGGAACGCGGAGCGTCTCCGCCGCAACACGTGGCGGGAGGAGTACATTAGCCGCCACCGGACCGCCGCCAATTTCCGGCAGCGGAGCTACGTGCACACCACCCTCCCTTATATCCCCGCAGACAACATTAACAACGGCCTATCCTGTCGGCGGCTGGCACTCTCCGACGACCACCTCGCCGCCGGTTTCTCCGACGGCGCCGTCTACCTCTTCCACCTCCTTAGCAGGCTCCACCTCACCACATTCTACCCGCACCACCGCGACCGCCTCGGCCGCTTCTCGAGCTCCGTCTCTGGAATCATCCTCTCCGACGTCCGCCTTGTCTTCGCCACCCTCGACGGCGACATCCACGTCACGACGATTAATGGTGGGATGCCTCTGCGCAGAGCGCACATCGGCGATGTCGTCAACGACGGCGCCCTCGTCGATTTCACCGGTAGTAACCGGTGGTGGGTTGGCCTTTATGCAGGTGCTTCCAATTTACATTTCTCTCACTAACACCACTTATCATATATCCTATGCGAAAAATATCAAAGCATGAGAACTCCTTTTATGGTATTACAATAGAAAGGGTTATTAGCatctaaatacataaattttagggtaatataattttatatatgaaCTTTGAATAGAgtaattagaaaaatatatgaattttaatattacTAGCAGAAAAaacgtacgttgtacgtgtaattaatgttattttaattgataatttattatttacaaaaatatattaattcattatttttattggatgaatatatttatttataagtctTATCAATAACTATAGATACAAAGTGttctttatagatttaggtgacaaataaatatatatcaaaatagatttatatttgataaatataataataaatatataacaggggtaaaataggcaattcaCAAGTTGTGTTTTATATTGCCTTAAGCTCTTTtatctattagtatagatagcAATTTTACTACAAATCAATTTTTGTTCAAATTAAAAATGACGTGACTAGTCGGAATGTTGATATGTATTTATCGAACGTTTTAAAAAACAACATAAATGATGTCGTTTTGAGAGGATTTACATAGCATTACAACTgaaaattataagatttttGTAGAGTTCGAATATCTAGAAATTGAATTCGTAGTAAAATTGttacaatattaaaatttatgtattttttaaattactaattacaaagtttatgtgcaaaatCAGACTATACCCAGTATTGTGTATTTAGATGCTAATAAACCTAATAAAAAATCTCGAGTTAGGTAATTGGATTTTACAAGAATTAATATAACCTTTAGGTATGTTTCCTTATTGTTGCAAAGACACAtgtgatatactccctccgcaTTATTTTTGGTGgtacattttattaaataaaatgttAAATGAGTGTATTAGGAATGAAAGAAATGATccattataaattaaaagtaaGAAATAAGAAGTTAGCAATGAGATAGTATTAAAAAATAGCAAATACACGCTCGCTCTTAGGGGACAAAGGAAGTATATGGTATGTTGAAAGTACGGAGTATAATTTTCTAGTAAATTAGTATGTGTTTTTTgagaatttgtgataaaataattaaattaaatgaaacatAAATTAACATGGCAGGTGTCCCGGGACGGGCGTTCCACATACGGAACGGGGAGACGGAGGAGCTGGTATTCGTGGGCGGAACCCTAACGGATCCCGAAGCCGTGATGGGGTGGCACTTGCTGACGGAGATGACCGATCTCATCGGCAGAGTCAGGGCCACCACCCACCAAAACGCGGTGGCGTGCACCAGCTCGCGCGTCATTCTCTTCGACCTACAAAATCAAGGTGTGGTCGTGCATGAAGAAGAGCTCCGAAGGGGAATCATGGTGGGCTGCTTCGACGCCAACGGCGAGGCGGCGCTCATAACCGACGGCCGCGGCACGGCCAGCGTGCGGCGGCTGGTGGATCTCGCGGAGGCCTGCAGGTTTAGGGTGCGAGGCGCCGCGCAGCAGCGGGGGCGAGTTCTCGGGTGCGTCAACGGCGGATACGGCGTGATCATCAGCGGCGGAGTGGTTAGGGTTTGGGAGATAGAGCGCGGGGAGTATCTGTACagttttagagagagaataGGAGATTGCAGCGCCATTGTTGCAGATGAAAGGTATGTTGCAGCGGCTGCGGATGGTGGGATTATCCATTTATGGGATTTTGGGGGTCAATGACAGGTGATGTGTGTACGGAATTGGAGAGGGGTGCCCTAATTTTTGAGGTGCAGAAAAATTGGAGGGTAAATTAAATTAGGGTTTGTAATTGGGGGTGGACAGTGATGGAGTAAAGAAGCTTTTTGTCTGCATTCATTTGGAGAACAAAGCGTCGAGCTTTCACTTTCATTCAGCTGTACATTTCCGCATTTGTCGTCATAAGAGATGCTCAAAATAGTATTTCATCTTCTGTCTTAATTTGTTTtttgtatctatatatatatatgtactggTATTATCACGGTAGGATAtagatataataaaaaaaatatttgtttacTATATGTATAAATCTTTTGCCTTCACTTTTTTATTTGAGGTAATTAACACACTATTTTAGCTAAAagcaatataataaaaagtaattgtATTAATGTGGATAACAATATGGAATTAGTATCCAACAGTCATTTTGTGTTAAAATAATTCCTAATGCTTTTActaatataattatatgattttattttaaattttgaaaattttcaaataaaacaaGGAAATAAAAACGAAGATTTAATATTTCGGAAAAACAAAGATTTAGGGGTGAAGCCCATTTTCTTCCCCAATCAGCTCGACGACCATCTTCTTTCCGACAAGCTTCTTCCGGTGAGATGTGAGGGTGCAAATTTTTGGCGAGTTCTGCCGGTGAGATTTGAGATGCAAAATTCCCCACTAGAAATATCAAAATATATGTAATCTAGAAAAATCCTAGAATGATTTAGTAGAGAATTTTAGATCCCTCAAGTACTGGAATGAATCTAGAATAATAGTCTAGAACCTATAAATTAATAGAACTCTTTTCTAATTATTTGTAATAAGTCAACAATCAAATCTAATCTATTATAAATTCTTTTGgagacaaaaactccactctaAAACCACTCAAAAAATGAGCAGGCATGCCTTTacacgatttataaaaaaaattcacaacacTATTACATGAATTAGAAATATCaatgtgtgcatgtgttggccAAACGATAAGGGGTTAATGTCCAGAGCCAAAGTAAAAAAGTAATGTCATGTAATTTGTGTAATAAAGTTATGAGTGCTGCTATTTGACTATACTTGACCATATATGGGTCTCCATATTAGCTTTAAACtcaatgtatttaaatattttgttcaaaataaaaatagaatgttgctagttttattactattattttgtaagcattttgtaattttcttagtttttttatttaaaaaaaatgtgaaaaatataaaattaactaaatcctatttttattttaaacataaaaaattatatacatgagtttataatttttttgccatattATAGCAAACAGTTTTTTGTATGCATATTTTTTGTATAACCTTCAAATTTTCCAAGATGCATACATATTTTCCGTGTAGCCAAAAACAAAATCGCAAATTGACtgctatttagattgatgtgttGACGATGTTCCCTTAAAAGAAATGTAGAAAGTGTTGACAtaaactgaaaaaagaaaaaaaaaaagaaaaaaaaaaaagaaaaaaagaaaaaatgaaaacaagtgTATTACTGAAGGGTTACATCATAGAAGAAATAGAATTAATGTAAAACCAAACTCATTGTGCAGTGTGTTATGTACTATATGTTTGCATACCTTGAAACCCACAATATTAAGGCACATGAGTTTCTTTTCCCCCTCAAACATTAGAACAAAAAATGATTCTTTTAAAGAATTAGATCCCTTCTCTCAATTATAAATAAGAAACACTGTGTAGTAGTGACATTACACACCTGAGGTAACTAAGATACAAAAATAGCTACTACAAGTTCATTCCTACAAACTGGCTTACATAGCTCAACCAAAAAATAGAACCCAAAAAAAAGGAAACTTCTTCATATAGTTCCAACATAATTATTCACCAAATTATGAAGAGTTGTTAAGTACCCATTCGACCAGTGTTGAAACCCCAAATCCAGTGGCGCTCTTCTTCTTGCCATTCCAAACAGGGCCAGCCATGTCGATGTGCATCCATTGCACCTTCTCATCAACAAACTATCCCAGAAAACAATACAACACTCTTAGCAAAGTTTGGCGTTCGTATATTGTTAGATCGTTCGTGTTTGCAGGAGATGGAGCAGGTCAGCTGATAATGAAAACATTACCTGTTTCAAGAAAAGAGCTGCGGTGATGGCACCGCCTTCACGACCACCAGTATTCACCATATCGGCCACTCCTGACTTCATGGACTCCCAGTAGGTTTCCTCCAACGGCAGCCTCCAAAGTTTTTCCCCACCATTCTCTGAGGCTCTGAACACCTCTTCTGCTAGGTCATCATTCGTCGTAAATACACctgtatttttaaaaatattgaagaGGCAGATTATTTTGTATTTAGGTCTGAAAGAATATGGAAAGACTCCAACGATTTTATCTCAAAAGAAGGTCTTGCATCTCAAAACTACTTTATGTGTATATTACCAAAATGGAAACAATTGACTCTATCTGCTCCAACCGCATGCAATGATGTGATTCCATCACACACAAGCAAGAAATAAATTCTGACAAAATGTAGACTTATAGAATCTACCTGCAATCGAGGGTCCAAGTGCCACTATACAAGCCCCTGTCAGTGTAGCCAAATCCACTATCTGCACATTACAATGCTTGCTATAAACTACATAATATAACATTAGTAAAAGTATATGGAGAccctgtgtgtgtgtgtgtgtgtgtgtatgtaatTCCATACAAAAAGGATATGGAAACATCTAATAAGCATTTCTTCCAGAAGTACTCCCCGGGGAAATGTTTTTACTTGATTTGAACATAAGCCAAGCACTGTTGGTTAATCAAGTCTTAGGTTGCCTGTATCTGTGAGAAGATGTCACTCTGAAAGCATGATAAACGGTACCACCTTAGTATACCTTCTCTGCACCTTGATTACAGGCATATATCAAAGCATCAGCAAGTGTAAGTCTTCCTTCAGCATCAGTGTTGTTTACCTACATTGTTGGTGAGGTCGAAAACCATTAGCAAGGATATGAACCTTATTGAATGCTTACAGAAGAGTGCTTCCTTCCCAGATCTATATCTGGGACGGTTCAGATAGCGCTGAATGAAAAcgagatgatgatgatgagtgcTATTATTGGTAAAGGGAAGGGAGCTGCTTAATAGGCCACAAAAACCTCCGCCTACTGCTACCAATGACCCAAACTACAAATTCAGGATATGAAAGCTTCTTGATTTTATTGGATTTTTCTGTCTTGTTAATCATATTCTATATTATCTAGGTGCGTTACCCATCATAAATTTGTAAATATCTTCTGTAGTTCATGCTTTGTAGTAGAACATACTTTGTCAGTTGTCTTTATTCAAATTAAGAGGGGTGCTAAGAGAAAAGATCTCACATGACAAAGGAAAACCAAAACAGAGAGATCGGTCCGTGAGGAACATGTAAGAACCAAATGCTAATGCAAAACAGAAAGAGAGGCTATCATTTCACATGCAACACAACACACCCAAACAAATATTATATTGGAACAAAAAACAGGTTCATCTCGTTTATTCCGGTAAAACCATTTCAAATTCTATTTTAGATGGATGTAACATGACTTTTTAAATAGATGTCTACTCAAGACACATTGAGACTCAAATAGTGAAAAGCGATGCTTCTAACACAAAGTGGACAAAGAAGCCCAAATGGAAATACAGCATGATTCAGCAATGAACTGGACAGAGAAGAACAATAATGCACAAACTGTGGAAAGGAGAAATTACCTCAATCGTTTTCCCATTTGAAGCAGTAAGGATGTCCCCAGGACGCATACCTGATCCACTAATCATATTCTCGCAAGCGGCAACAATGAAGTGAACCTGCATATACATAGTCAATTGTCAAATTCTCTTATAGTCTGCTATAACAATTAACTGACAAAGTAGTTAGTCAACCAAGTCAAGCAAACAATGCATATCGAAATGCATCAAGAAAGAGCAAATCCACCTCTACTCCATCAGGCTTGATTTGGCCTAGAGCTTTGGCAGCACCCAGTACTGCTGCTGAACCTCCCATGTCAAATTTCATGAGTTCAATCATACAGCCTGGTCCTGTCTTGATATTGTAGCCACCACTGAATTGTAAAGAAAATATCAAGATAAAAAGATCTGAAAACCAGATAAAGATGTGTCTTCTCTTcttgaaatttaaaaaacaaaagataaagACCCTTTCTTTGGGTATAAAAGTTACCAATCAAAAGTCAAGCCTTTTCCAACTAAGGCCAGCTTCTTTCTGATTGTTCCACCCGGAGGTTTGTAACATAAATGGATAAAATGTGGAGGATGGGAGGACGCTGCTGCAACAGCTAAATAGGATCCCATCTTCAATTCCTTGCACTGCTCTACATCCAATATTTTTGCCGTAAAAACATCATTGTGCTCTGATGCAATTCTTGTGGCTTCTTCAGCTAGCACTCCTGAATAACAGCAAAATCAACAAAACCAGTGAGATAGGCAGAACATGACATCATAGAAGTCTAACTAGCAGATCGAATCTCTTGAGAATAGGGGTACGAAGAACAAAAAGCAGATAGGATTGAAGAAAACAAACAATATGACAAACCAGGGGTGAGTACATTCGCTGGAGCATTCACAAGCTCTTTTCCCAAAATGATCCCTGAACAAACATCTTTGGCATATTTGAGTTTTTTCTCAATCTCAGGTCCAGTACCAAGACCAATGATGTCGATTGATTCTAGAGCAGGTTTCTTTGACTCTGATTTGAATCTGTTATCATCAAACATCCCCAATATAGCTCCTGTTCCATTTTCGAAGTTCCAAGGAGCAATCACATTAACTAGAAACAAAGACAGCAATTTTAACCCAAGATATCCTGAAAACTACATACCAGTAGCTATAGCTGAAGCAGTACTTGGCTTCAGTTCTGCAGCAATTCCATCAGAAGAAGCAAGTGTGATACCGACACTACTAGCCTGGGAAGTCTTTGCTGCAGCAGCAACGGACTCACCAAGACTACGGTAAGCCGTTCTTGCTGATGCTGCTCCGAGACCAATTAAACCAACCCTTTTCAAACCAACACCAGCAAGCCTGAGCACTGTTGATTGTCCCGCCTTCCCAGTGAAATCTTCCTCAGACGAGGCTTCAGATAACAATCCGCCCAAATGCAAATCCAGCTTCTGCAGTATTACATTCTTAAATGCCAAATTTTCATCTTTCTCCATGTCCTTCTCGGTGACGCCCACAGCAAGTATGTCCCCTTTCCATTCCACCAAGTCAATCTCTTTTGCAGAAAATGAGATCTTACATAATTCCAGCAACACATCAAATTAGTTCAGCTGCGAGAGCTAACATcaccataaaataaaaaagccAAATACATCTGGATACAGATAGGAGTCCTATTTTATCCAAATCAACGCCAAGCACTCAGTCAAATCACTTGAAAACTGAAGTGAAATAATATCACAATCAAATGAACAAAGATACAGTGTAGAAGGAACTAACATGAAACTCATGGTCTAATAATCATTGAATACAAATAACAAATTTTAGAAACATCAATCAAGATACAGGAAAAGGTCAAAATTTCCAAAATGTACAGAACACAAATACTAACCAAATGCATCCTACTATAGAGTTATACTCTCACTATAATCTTAACTCATTATTCCAATTGTATCATAATTCATAGCTCCAAAAACATTCCAACAATTCCCACTTTATCTCATAATTTATCACATAAACATAGAATGAATACCTTTGGTGGATCGATCTTTTTGGGTTCGGTGAGACCAAGAGCTGCTCGAGTAATGGAATGCGCCATGCGCTTTCCTCTCGAAAAAGACAATGGTGTGGCCGCATAGGATAGACCGAATCCGAACTTGGTGAAAACAGAGGGGCAGAAATTGTAGCAAGAAGACGAAAACGAAGACGAAGATGAAGTCGAGGCACGAATAGTAAAGGAAGTAGAAGCTACTCTAATGGCGGCCATATTTAGCGTTTGAAGAAATAAACGGATGCTGTTAAATTTATGTCCATTATCTAAGTTATTATTGACATATCTCCAAATTTTAAGGGAGGCAAATGAGATAATTGGAAATTCAGGGGTTGAAACGTAAAAACGGTGAACTCATCACCAAGCTATCTATCTCTGACCCCTTCCAGAAACTACTCTGATTGAGCACTCGCAATCATAAACCCTAGTAGAAGTAGTaatcatcacttctcagctggCTGATTGATCGGAAATTCAGAACACGGCGAAGATGGTGGCGACGAATCTGAAAGCGGAGACGATGAAACTGATGGAGAAGCGGAGTGGAATAGAGGAGGAGATGAATGTCATCATCGAACGCCTCTGCCAGCCCGGCGGCCCTGGCCTCTCCGGCAACCTCGTCGATTTCGAGgtttattttgtttcatttgCTTCTCCGTAGTtgattatttctttatttagcTCATtcagtgaaaaaaaaaattagcattGGAATTTGTTACTGCACCAGTAAATTGAATCATGCTAGAGTATGAAGATTTTGTAGCGGCTTGTTCTGAAACTTGAGGTTGTGCAGGGGTTTCCAAGGACAGATATTGACATTCCGACTGTTAGAGCTGACAGGCATAGGCTTGCTGGTAAACTACACTTGTATTTTGTGATGATGAAGTATTCTTGTGTTAGTTCTGATGGAAATTTACGCTAGTTTTGTTTGCTTGTGCGTTTAGGAGATGATGTTTTTTGTGAAGATGACAAAAATGTGATGTTTTCTTGATATATTCATGAGATTGTGCGAGTAAACAACAGTTTACATCGTTTGCTAAAAAAAGCGAGAATTGGTTTGAAGCACTGTTTCCTACCTTTTTTGCAGCAGAATCAGGTGTCTGCAATGCTCATTTCTGCTTTTTTTCAGCCAAATATAAGTTTCTCTGATCTTTTAAGTTGTTTACGGTGCTTATATTCGTCCTCAAGGTCTGAATTTGTTCCTTATGATTTGAGGGGTAAGTGGAACTTTTTTGGTGAACGAGGACCCCTCGGTTTTGAATTCTAAACTATAGAATGtatgttggctttattgttacCTGTTAGCTGTTAGCAAATTGATGTGAAGTTCTTGGAAAAGCTCTCTCATTACTCACTTTGTTTTTCCTGTTACAGAGTTGCGTAATGATCACAAGGATATAACGGAGAAGATGAGTCAAAACATTCAGCTTCTTCATTCTGCAAAACATACTACAACCACTGCATCTGTTAAAGATTCAGGTTAGCTACTCATTAAACCCATAATTCCATGTTGTTTATTGGAGTTTGTGATATGTGAAAGGTGAGTTATACACACGATCAGTTATTATGAGCCTAACAAAGCGATGGACATGAACTCAAAAGTTAATTGATACTTTCACAGAACACGCACTGGATTTTGTTCCTATTGTTAAAGTCGAAAGGTTCATATATAGTATGTTAGTGGCATAGATTAACTGAGTTCGCATTTGATGCTGCAGGGTCAGATGCTGGCATGTCTTCGTCCCTTGGCAATTATGTTGCCATAGATGCTTCTAGTGCCATGGATGCAGATTTCAATATCAGCAGACCCTTTGCAGTTGTCGATGAAATTACTGAGCTATCTCCAGCTGCAGAAGATGGTTTACAACTGGGGGATCAGATTTTGAAGTTTGGGGATGTGGAGAGAGGTGAGAACTTGCTGCAGCGGCTTGCTGCTGAAGCTCAACAAAAACAAGGTGAAGCAGTTCCCTTGGTTGTGACGAGGCAAGGTTCTCTAGTTAATCTGACTGTAACTCCTAGAACATGGTCGGGTCGAGGTTTACTGGGGTATGTTCTGTTCTACCTTTGCTCTTTAACATTGTCAAATGTTTTCTCTTTGGCTTACCTTTCATTGCTGCAAGTATGGCATACATCCTAACAGATCATTGAAAAACTGTCGTTACTAATATATTAAGTAGGATATTTGTAGAGTTTTTGTCATCTGTGAGTAATCCTTAATCAATATAGTATAACATCAAagcacaaaatatttttatggaTCCTGGTGAGATTCGCGAGAAATGATGAACAGGTTTAAAAGAGCATCAATTCAAGCATTTGTAAGGAATATTTCTCAACTCTTTAGTAAATTTTACATGatatttgttttcttgatgTGTTGGCATAAGTAGAATCACCATCTCTATTTCCACATGTTAATCCCGTTGCTTCCTTGAATTGTGAGTAATATTACTGTCTTATCTGGGTACAGTCCTTATGAGCAATCTCTTATGTAGGATCCTTATATTGTTTCTTTCATATTCATCTTCCTCAGTCTTCCGCTGCACTCTAGCTAGGGTTCTAATTTGTGGATTCGTGCAGGTGCCATTTCCGAATCTTATGATGACGTGTTTTCTGTACCACCCCGTGATAGTCAGTCCCGATGTGCCTGAATGGAAAAAGAATGTGAGGTTAGGATGTGCATTTCATATAATTCTGTAACTGATACTTACAAACCATTATGGATCATCCTGCTTATGTTATGCGGCCGGGAAGCATGTGGTCATATTgcttcgttttttttttttttggttttgttccATTCTGAAGATCGGTTCCATATCGTCACAGCTCGAGGCTCGAGGGCTATGGTTGAGTGATCACTAAGCTATTTTGTTCTGATTAGGCAGCTTAGATGGAGCTACTTGGAAGGCATATATTAGTAGAAGTTGAAAGTAGTGATAATCA contains:
- the LOC130988089 gene encoding uncharacterized protein LOC130988089 isoform X1; its protein translation is MVATNLKAETMKLMEKRSGIEEEMNVIIERLCQPGGPGLSGNLVDFEGFPRTDIDIPTVRADRHRLAELRNDHKDITEKMSQNIQLLHSAKHTTTTASVKDSGSDAGMSSSLGNYVAIDASSAMDADFNISRPFAVVDEITELSPAAEDGLQLGDQILKFGDVERGENLLQRLAAEAQQKQGEAVPLVVTRQGSLVNLTVTPRTWSGRGLLGYVLFYLCSLTLSNVFSLAYLSLLQVWHTS
- the LOC130988087 gene encoding transcriptional regulator STERILE APETALA, whose protein sequence is MSTSSSSSSGGGGGGGSSRRRMRSRKGVWPEPFVEALAFQVAIDASLHAGRLAAAQALFNIFQVCSTWRAISRSELLWQNLTRRIWNAERLRRNTWREEYISRHRTAANFRQRSYVHTTLPYIPADNINNGLSCRRLALSDDHLAAGFSDGAVYLFHLLSRLHLTTFYPHHRDRLGRFSSSVSGIILSDVRLVFATLDGDIHVTTINGGMPLRRAHIGDVVNDGALVDFTGSNRWWVGLYAGVPGRAFHIRNGETEELVFVGGTLTDPEAVMGWHLLTEMTDLIGRVRATTHQNAVACTSSRVILFDLQNQGVVVHEEELRRGIMVGCFDANGEAALITDGRGTASVRRLVDLAEACRFRVRGAAQQRGRVLGCVNGGYGVIISGGVVRVWEIERGEYLYSFRERIGDCSAIVADERYVAAAADGGIIHLWDFGGQ
- the LOC130988089 gene encoding uncharacterized protein LOC130988089 isoform X2, translated to MVATNLKAETMKLMEKRSGIEEEMNVIIERLCQPGGPGLSGNLVDFEGFPRTDIDIPTVRADRHRLAELRNDHKDITEKMSQNIQLLHSAKHTTTTASVKDSGSDAGMSSSLGNYVAIDASSAMDADFNISRPFAVVDEITELSPAAEDGLQLGDQILKFGDVERGENLLQRLAAEAQQKQGEAVPLVVTRQGSLVNLTVTPRTWSGRGLLGCHFRIL
- the LOC130988088 gene encoding leucine aminopeptidase 1-like — encoded protein: MAAIRVASTSFTIRASTSSSSSFSSSCYNFCPSVFTKFGFGLSYAATPLSFSRGKRMAHSITRAALGLTEPKKIDPPKISFSAKEIDLVEWKGDILAVGVTEKDMEKDENLAFKNVILQKLDLHLGGLLSEASSEEDFTGKAGQSTVLRLAGVGLKRVGLIGLGAASARTAYRSLGESVAAAAKTSQASSVGITLASSDGIAAELKPSTASAIATGAILGMFDDNRFKSESKKPALESIDIIGLGTGPEIEKKLKYAKDVCSGIILGKELVNAPANVLTPGVLAEEATRIASEHNDVFTAKILDVEQCKELKMGSYLAVAAASSHPPHFIHLCYKPPGGTIRKKLALVGKGLTFDCGGYNIKTGPGCMIELMKFDMGGSAAVLGAAKALGQIKPDGVEVHFIVAACENMISGSGMRPGDILTASNGKTIEVNNTDAEGRLTLADALIYACNQGAEKIVDLATLTGACIVALGPSIAGVFTTNDDLAEEVFRASENGGEKLWRLPLEETYWESMKSGVADMVNTGGREGGAITAALFLKQFVDEKVQWMHIDMAGPVWNGKKKSATGFGVSTLVEWVLNNSS